The Acidicapsa acidisoli genome contains a region encoding:
- a CDS encoding NADH-quinone oxidoreductase subunit A yields MSARLLLDMTMASNPYLPLAVLFIAALGFGLAPLGLAWAWARLVSPAKPNAIKNAIYECGLESRGDAWVQFRSAYYLYAIIFLIFDVEAVFLLPFAVAFTGLGVGACVAMLVFVLLLAEGLAWAWAKGVLTWA; encoded by the coding sequence TTGTCCGCAAGACTTTTACTCGATATGACGATGGCCTCAAATCCTTATCTTCCACTGGCAGTTTTGTTCATAGCGGCGCTGGGATTCGGGTTGGCTCCGCTGGGGCTGGCCTGGGCCTGGGCGCGGCTCGTTTCGCCCGCCAAGCCGAACGCTATCAAGAACGCGATTTACGAGTGCGGACTTGAGTCGCGCGGCGACGCCTGGGTGCAGTTCCGATCGGCCTATTACCTGTACGCGATCATCTTTCTCATTTTTGATGTGGAGGCGGTCTTTCTGCTTCCGTTTGCGGTAGCTTTTACCGGGCTGGGCGTGGGCGCATGCGTTGCAATGCTGGTCTTTGTCCTGTTGCTGGCCGAGGGGCTGGCGTGGGCCTGGGCCAAAGGCGTACTGACCTGGGCCTGA
- a CDS encoding tetratricopeptide repeat protein, giving the protein MLGASFGLAAFVFAPVGLVRAGTGLPSAQQSAAQTQAAQAQTQAQTPASSQTQQPAAVPADEGTFGSAPGTPSTTPTVAPWMTVPPTEYHTHVASKYNYAFGKESPFLPSNATSYNGEFMSPKSFPTAQYCGHCHQESYRQWRQSAHSNSFRAPWYLKNVNLLIEEKGVQFSRHCEGCHNPVALLSGDLSQGMPRKRPFEDEGLTCMTCHAITSTTTYGTGSYVMGYPAVMVDENGQPITHSVPDSEILAHLDRHSKAVMRPLLHTSEFCAACHKAAIPKSLDDYKWLRAMTPYDEWQAASFTKQSPLPFYRKEIVSTCQTCHMVKEALPASSSDYGAKEGKLVSHRWLGANTLIPQYYKFDEQAEKTAAFLRNGVFNVDIFALETESSGGTSADSVLIAPLGLTGFSLASGETLTADVVIQNKGAAHSHVPEQRDFYESWVDFTVKDASGKTLVESGFLKPDGYLDESAHSFTNRIINNKGEFNDLHQIWHNRVLAYNNTIQSGRSQLVRYRFRIPKDLTGSFSVTATVKYRRFNQRFIDYAMKEKHYPEPVIEMAGQTRTFAIGENAPVKPGPDENKEWMRWNNYGIGLLDAQQYAASVHAFERVAALRPDYADAFTNMAIVEILWEKYDDARPNLAKALSLLPDDPRALYYRALVERNGGQVKEAITDLEAVLIKYPRSRDALRELGFSYYQQHNYPRARDIYEQLQGVDPDDLAAHYNLAILYRRLGQKDKASYEAARFADQKDDPTASVYALEFLRKHPEVANESVVWHAHDLTGDPIKHSDKIQYTYMSGGGE; this is encoded by the coding sequence ATGCTGGGTGCGTCTTTCGGCCTCGCAGCTTTTGTCTTCGCGCCGGTTGGATTGGTTCGCGCAGGCACCGGTTTGCCATCAGCCCAACAATCGGCGGCTCAGACCCAGGCGGCTCAGGCTCAGACCCAGGCTCAGACTCCAGCTTCCTCGCAAACTCAGCAGCCCGCAGCAGTCCCCGCCGACGAAGGCACCTTCGGCAGCGCACCCGGAACTCCCAGCACCACCCCAACCGTAGCCCCGTGGATGACGGTCCCGCCGACCGAGTACCATACGCACGTCGCCTCCAAGTACAACTATGCTTTTGGAAAAGAATCGCCGTTTTTGCCCTCGAACGCGACCTCGTACAACGGCGAGTTCATGAGTCCGAAGAGCTTTCCCACCGCGCAATATTGCGGCCATTGCCACCAGGAGAGCTACCGCCAGTGGCGCCAGTCCGCGCACTCCAATAGTTTTCGTGCGCCCTGGTATCTCAAGAACGTAAATCTGCTCATCGAAGAGAAGGGCGTGCAGTTCTCGCGGCATTGCGAGGGTTGCCACAATCCGGTGGCGCTGCTCTCCGGCGATCTCTCGCAAGGCATGCCGCGCAAACGGCCCTTTGAAGACGAAGGCCTGACATGCATGACATGCCATGCCATCACTTCTACGACCACCTACGGGACGGGCAGCTATGTCATGGGCTATCCGGCGGTGATGGTCGACGAGAACGGTCAGCCAATCACGCATTCCGTGCCGGACAGCGAGATCCTTGCGCACCTAGACCGTCATTCGAAAGCCGTTATGCGGCCGCTACTGCATACATCGGAATTTTGCGCCGCCTGCCACAAGGCCGCGATCCCGAAGTCTCTGGATGACTACAAGTGGCTGCGCGCCATGACGCCGTACGATGAGTGGCAGGCAGCCAGCTTCACCAAACAGTCGCCACTTCCCTTCTACCGCAAGGAGATTGTCTCCACCTGCCAGACCTGCCACATGGTCAAAGAGGCCCTCCCGGCAAGCTCGTCCGACTACGGAGCAAAAGAAGGCAAGCTGGTCAGCCATCGCTGGCTTGGCGCGAACACACTGATTCCTCAGTACTACAAGTTCGATGAACAGGCCGAAAAGACTGCGGCCTTCCTGCGCAACGGCGTCTTCAACGTCGATATCTTTGCTTTAGAGACGGAAAGCTCCGGGGGGACCTCTGCCGATTCCGTTCTGATTGCCCCGCTCGGCCTGACCGGCTTCTCGCTAGCCTCAGGTGAAACCCTGACCGCCGACGTCGTCATCCAGAACAAAGGGGCTGCGCACTCGCATGTGCCGGAGCAGCGCGACTTCTACGAGTCGTGGGTCGATTTCACCGTGAAGGATGCAAGCGGCAAGACGCTTGTCGAGAGCGGATTCCTCAAACCTGACGGCTATCTGGATGAATCGGCCCACTCATTTACCAACCGCATCATCAATAACAAGGGCGAGTTCAACGATCTTCACCAGATCTGGCACAACCGCGTGCTTGCCTACAACAACACGATCCAATCGGGGCGAAGCCAGTTGGTGCGCTACCGTTTCCGCATTCCGAAGGACCTTACCGGCTCCTTCAGCGTCACAGCAACCGTCAAGTATCGCCGATTCAATCAGCGCTTCATCGATTACGCGATGAAGGAGAAGCACTACCCCGAGCCGGTGATCGAAATGGCTGGCCAGACGCGCACCTTCGCAATCGGTGAAAACGCGCCCGTGAAGCCCGGCCCCGACGAGAACAAGGAATGGATGCGCTGGAACAACTACGGCATCGGCTTGCTGGATGCTCAGCAATACGCCGCCTCGGTCCATGCCTTCGAACGGGTTGCGGCCCTCCGGCCCGATTACGCCGACGCCTTCACCAACATGGCTATCGTTGAGATTCTGTGGGAAAAGTACGACGACGCCCGGCCAAATCTCGCCAAGGCGCTATCGTTGCTGCCCGACGATCCTCGCGCGCTCTATTACCGCGCACTGGTTGAGCGCAACGGAGGGCAGGTCAAGGAGGCCATCACGGACCTCGAAGCCGTGCTGATCAAATATCCACGCTCCCGCGATGCACTGCGCGAGCTTGGCTTCAGCTATTACCAGCAGCACAATTACCCGCGCGCCCGCGACATCTATGAGCAGTTACAGGGCGTCGACCCGGACGATCTGGCCGCGCACTACAACCTGGCTATCCTCTACCGTCGTCTAGGTCAAAAGGACAAGGCCAGTTACGAGGCGGCTCGTTTCGCCGATCAGAAAGATGACCCGACAGCCTCCGTTTATGCGCTTGAATTCCTGCGCAAGCATCCTGAGGTTGCGAATGAAAGCGTCGTCTGGCATGCGCATGACTTGACCGGCGATCCAATCAAGCACTCCGACAAGATCCAGTACACCTATATGTCAGGCGGAGGCGAGTAA
- a CDS encoding PGN_0703 family putative restriction endonuclease, which translates to MAEENYSYASRLRHELCQRNRQYATGWVHVESYGSQPVIVYAPDGGRHGNFFDDAYAAICARPEWMRRLTKIHAQARQSLPRHETGRLWRELDSSTSSDALLMNVFCTPGVVESARVHRALGVAGYEPPVFGWKARVPLRNAREDRTEVDMRWGGLLVEAKLTEADFQTRSATVVEAYRDFDEVFDRDLLPRVKLRTLRQKAAAEFPEEFSQEWEASDAPDDERNVRAAAAKAYQQAIVAKGVAQQPVEPGYAGYQLIRNVLAAYATGCSFCVMHDQRRPDLREAWFRVITAVRRAEMRVRCKVLTWQELAALLPEPLREFLDRKYGIVAVD; encoded by the coding sequence ATGGCGGAGGAAAACTACAGCTACGCAAGTCGACTGCGGCACGAGCTTTGCCAGCGCAACCGGCAATACGCGACCGGATGGGTGCATGTTGAGAGTTACGGGAGCCAGCCGGTGATTGTGTACGCGCCGGATGGCGGGCGGCACGGGAACTTTTTCGACGACGCCTATGCGGCCATTTGCGCACGGCCGGAATGGATGCGGCGGCTGACAAAAATTCACGCCCAGGCCAGGCAGTCGTTGCCCAGGCATGAGACGGGCCGGCTCTGGCGTGAGCTGGACTCCTCGACCAGCTCGGATGCGCTGCTGATGAATGTATTTTGTACGCCAGGGGTAGTGGAATCGGCAAGAGTGCATCGCGCGCTGGGAGTCGCCGGCTATGAGCCGCCTGTCTTCGGATGGAAGGCGCGTGTGCCGCTCAGGAACGCCCGCGAAGACCGGACTGAAGTCGATATGCGATGGGGCGGGCTGCTGGTTGAAGCGAAGTTGACCGAGGCGGATTTCCAGACGCGCTCTGCCACCGTCGTCGAGGCGTACCGGGATTTTGATGAGGTTTTTGATCGGGATTTGCTCCCGAGGGTGAAGCTTAGGACTTTAAGACAGAAGGCCGCGGCGGAGTTTCCAGAGGAGTTTTCGCAGGAGTGGGAGGCTTCGGACGCGCCAGACGACGAGAGGAATGTGAGGGCCGCAGCGGCGAAAGCATATCAGCAGGCAATTGTGGCGAAGGGAGTAGCACAACAGCCGGTGGAGCCGGGCTACGCGGGCTATCAACTCATTCGCAATGTACTGGCGGCCTATGCTACTGGATGCAGCTTTTGCGTGATGCACGACCAGCGCAGGCCGGATCTGCGGGAGGCCTGGTTTCGAGTGATAACGGCGGTCCGGCGCGCGGAGATGCGCGTGCGGTGTAAGGTGTTGACCTGGCAGGAGCTGGCGGCGCTGCTACCAGAGCCATTGCGGGAGTTTCTGGATCGGAAGTACGGGATTGTGGCGGTGGATTAA
- a CDS encoding TonB-dependent receptor, translating into MKRWHHVVFNSLLMILVATWSPFMRAQSNAPGTLQGAVVDPKGQALAGAAIIVHNESNTAIHRVATNNEGRFSINGLADGSYTVEIVAPGFAPATRSHVRVGADASPSLSVTLTLASVAEEVTVSAEDNTSLAAQLSPVKALLDAGSARTEITNQFIREFTSPVTDFTEIMQTAPGTFSVSPNGVGLGDSDTSFRGFIDGDYTVTYDGIPFEDTNNPTHHSWAYFPGPSIGGVDFDRSPGTASDIGPANYGGSIHFLSPQLPPDRLYRLSDSYGSWNTNLIDGEFNSGLFGGKNPKANLWFDAHHMSSDGYQTFNYQTRTAEALKFTYKFSDKTYLTVDGNSVILDANTPNNNVTAAQIAQHGNNYLMDNTEFLPGTTTYDPFYYKFYFNHIPTDFEYVDLNKDLGHGWKLDVKPYVYAYSNHQYYQNSDTVTDTSAIDKMNQYFKFGEVVSASSASKYGVFRTGFWYEYASTNRFQIKSNPVNELDEAGIAGINFHENFWTNSAQPFAEYQLVAIPKWTITLGLKDAYYNMSLKQYADNGHIVGNLNGAPYVTNDGNFNSWLPSFEANYRIKPNWSAYVQYGMGSQIPPSSVYDINQTSGSGASGVTVLPKPQVSSTYQGGTVVKLDRVSFDADYYYIHFENSYVAAPVANSYTYTATPPSNTTGVEAEGNIAVTHKLSVFLNGTLASAKYVAAAANPVLGAPATPSLWVAGAPHDTETEGVTYQDRNWSLGFFNKRVGSQWNDNTDANGNLLHQAIPIAPFSVANLFLNYTLKNGSKWDQSKIRFSVNNLFNNNNNTLTTAANPGTAANPYAPNGGDILTLVPGRSVMVTFQLGFGSKGR; encoded by the coding sequence TTGAAGCGTTGGCATCACGTTGTCTTTAACAGCTTATTGATGATTTTGGTGGCGACTTGGTCGCCATTTATGAGGGCTCAATCGAATGCACCGGGAACCCTGCAAGGTGCGGTCGTTGACCCCAAAGGGCAGGCGCTTGCGGGTGCGGCGATCATCGTCCATAACGAAAGTAATACGGCGATCCACAGGGTGGCTACGAACAACGAGGGTCGCTTCTCGATAAACGGACTCGCCGACGGAAGCTACACGGTCGAGATCGTGGCGCCAGGTTTTGCTCCCGCTACCCGCAGTCATGTTCGTGTGGGTGCGGATGCAAGTCCAAGTCTCTCCGTCACTCTGACACTGGCATCGGTGGCCGAGGAAGTGACGGTGAGCGCGGAAGACAACACCTCACTGGCAGCCCAACTGTCGCCGGTAAAGGCGCTGCTGGATGCCGGCTCGGCGCGGACGGAGATCACCAACCAATTCATCCGTGAATTCACGTCGCCCGTGACGGACTTTACTGAGATCATGCAGACGGCGCCCGGCACATTCAGCGTGAGCCCGAACGGCGTGGGCCTGGGCGACAGCGACACCTCATTTCGCGGATTCATCGATGGCGACTACACCGTGACCTACGATGGTATCCCGTTCGAGGACACCAACAACCCTACGCATCACTCGTGGGCTTATTTCCCTGGGCCGAGCATTGGCGGCGTGGACTTCGACCGCAGCCCGGGCACCGCGTCGGACATCGGGCCGGCGAATTATGGCGGATCGATCCACTTCCTATCGCCGCAGTTGCCGCCGGACCGGCTCTACAGGCTGTCGGATTCATACGGTTCGTGGAATACGAATCTGATCGACGGCGAGTTTAACTCGGGGCTGTTCGGCGGGAAAAATCCCAAGGCCAATCTTTGGTTCGACGCTCACCACATGAGTTCGGACGGTTATCAGACCTTCAACTATCAGACGCGGACAGCCGAGGCGCTGAAATTTACTTACAAGTTTTCTGACAAGACTTACCTGACGGTCGATGGCAACTCGGTAATTCTCGATGCCAATACTCCAAACAATAATGTGACGGCTGCGCAGATCGCCCAGCACGGCAATAACTACCTGATGGATAACACGGAGTTCCTTCCAGGTACGACCACTTACGACCCCTTCTACTACAAGTTCTACTTCAACCACATCCCGACAGATTTCGAGTACGTGGACCTTAACAAGGACCTTGGGCATGGTTGGAAGCTGGATGTAAAGCCGTACGTCTACGCTTATTCAAACCATCAGTACTACCAGAATTCGGATACGGTGACGGATACAAGCGCCATCGACAAGATGAACCAGTACTTCAAGTTCGGTGAAGTCGTCTCGGCGAGTTCAGCGTCGAAATACGGTGTGTTCCGAACGGGATTCTGGTATGAATATGCGAGCACCAACCGCTTTCAGATCAAGTCCAACCCGGTTAATGAGTTAGATGAGGCCGGTATCGCGGGCATCAACTTCCACGAGAACTTCTGGACGAATTCGGCGCAGCCCTTTGCCGAATATCAACTGGTGGCGATTCCGAAATGGACGATCACGCTGGGCCTGAAGGATGCCTATTACAACATGAGCCTGAAGCAGTATGCCGATAACGGTCATATTGTGGGCAACCTGAACGGCGCGCCTTACGTAACCAACGACGGAAACTTTAATTCGTGGCTGCCCTCTTTTGAGGCCAACTACCGGATCAAGCCTAACTGGTCGGCGTATGTCCAGTACGGCATGGGTAGTCAGATTCCGCCGAGCTCAGTTTATGACATAAACCAGACTTCGGGATCGGGGGCGTCTGGAGTTACGGTGTTGCCCAAGCCGCAGGTTTCTTCGACCTACCAGGGCGGAACAGTGGTGAAGCTGGATCGTGTCAGCTTTGATGCGGACTATTACTACATCCACTTCGAGAACTCCTATGTTGCGGCTCCGGTGGCAAATAGCTACACTTACACCGCGACTCCACCCTCCAATACGACTGGTGTCGAGGCTGAGGGCAACATCGCTGTGACTCACAAGCTGAGCGTCTTCCTGAACGGCACCCTGGCTTCGGCGAAGTACGTGGCAGCAGCGGCGAATCCGGTTCTGGGCGCTCCTGCAACGCCTTCGCTCTGGGTAGCCGGCGCTCCGCACGACACGGAAACGGAAGGCGTGACGTACCAGGATAGGAATTGGAGTCTGGGCTTCTTTAACAAACGTGTCGGCTCGCAGTGGAACGACAACACCGATGCGAACGGCAACTTGTTGCATCAGGCGATTCCGATTGCTCCGTTCTCGGTGGCCAACCTGTTTCTGAACTATACGCTCAAGAATGGTTCCAAGTGGGATCAGTCGAAGATCCGGTTCAGCGTCAACAACCTGTTCAACAACAACAACAACACCTTAACGACGGCTGCGAATCCAGGTACGGCTGCGAATCCATATGCTCCCAACGGCGGTGACATACTGACGCTGGTTCCAGGGCGCAGCGTGATGGTTACCTTCCAACTTGGGTTCGGTTCGAAGGGAAGGTAG
- a CDS encoding TonB-dependent receptor: MKRWLSVVIANISLMMVAALPLPLAAQSNEPGTLQGSVVDPKGQAVSGAVVTVQSESKDEIHKGATNSEGRFVVTGLADGSYTVVISSSGFAPATRNHVRVGADATPALSIPLAVASVAEEVTVTAEDVTSEAAQLSPVKAMLDAGSARTEITNSYIREFTSPVTDFTDIMQAAPGTFSVSPNGVGLGQSNTFYRGFADGDYTITYDGIPFEDTNSPTHHSWAFFPGPTIGGVDFDRSPGTASDIGPTNFGGSIHLLSPQLPIEKGYILDYSYGSFNTQLIDGQYNSGLIGSGKKANLWFEGNHMSSDGYETFNYQRRTSGALKFNYKFSDKTVLSLFSSVVILDSNTPNASPTRAQIAEFGDNYLLDGTQYLANGNLDPNYYRYFFYHVPTDFEYAGLTSDLGHGWKLDTKAYTYSYYNHQHYNGSGTKISATSATDKLNSYNRLGDTLTVSQASKYGVFRAGLWYEWSYTNRYQTPANPTDWIDQTVPNFHENFWTNSVQPFAEYQYVAIPKLTITLGIKDAYYNMSLKQYADNGKIVGNLGGAPYVTNDAGYNSWLPSFEANYRVRPNWSVYGQFGQGSIIPPSSVFDVTNAEVKGLPNPTKASTYQGGTVLKLNRLSLDADGYYIRFQNAYSSFTPTSGPDEGISYEYLSPDSRTKGFEAEGNLYLAHGLSVFLNGTVTTAKYVAAPAQAATSTTPAIAATPSAWVASTPHDTESEGLTYQDRHWDLGFFNKRIGSQWNDNGSVHQAVPIDSFSVSNLFLNYTLHNGSRFDESKIKLSFNNLFDNHNVTAITPANAATSTTPFAENGADTLTLLPGRSVMVTFQMGLGPKGR, encoded by the coding sequence TTGAAACGCTGGCTTTCCGTAGTTATCGCAAATATATCGTTGATGATGGTGGCGGCCTTGCCGTTACCTTTGGCAGCGCAATCGAATGAGCCTGGGACTCTGCAAGGTTCCGTTGTAGACCCGAAAGGGCAGGCAGTCTCTGGAGCAGTTGTCACCGTACAGAGTGAAAGCAAGGATGAGATCCACAAAGGAGCTACCAACAGCGAAGGTCGGTTCGTAGTTACCGGACTTGCAGATGGGAGCTATACTGTCGTGATTTCGTCTTCCGGTTTTGCTCCGGCTACGCGCAATCACGTGCGGGTAGGCGCGGACGCAACTCCGGCTCTGTCGATCCCGTTAGCAGTAGCTTCAGTGGCCGAAGAGGTCACGGTAACCGCGGAGGACGTAACTTCCGAAGCGGCGCAATTATCGCCGGTGAAGGCGATGCTCGACGCCGGTTCGGCACGCACGGAGATCACGAACTCCTATATCCGTGAATTCACCTCGCCGGTAACCGACTTCACCGACATCATGCAGGCGGCGCCCGGCACCTTCAGCGTGAGCCCCAACGGCGTCGGTCTTGGCCAAAGCAACACCTTTTACCGCGGCTTTGCCGACGGCGACTACACGATCACTTATGACGGAATTCCTTTCGAGGACACCAACAGCCCCACGCATCACTCGTGGGCATTCTTTCCTGGGCCGACCATTGGTGGAGTGGACTTCGACCGCAGCCCCGGTACAGCTTCCGACATCGGGCCGACCAACTTCGGCGGATCGATCCATCTGCTCTCCCCGCAACTCCCGATTGAAAAGGGATACATACTCGATTACTCGTACGGTTCCTTCAATACTCAGTTGATCGACGGTCAATACAACTCGGGCCTCATCGGCTCGGGCAAGAAGGCCAACCTGTGGTTTGAAGGCAATCACATGAGCTCGGACGGCTATGAGACCTTCAATTATCAGAGAAGAACCTCAGGCGCGCTGAAGTTCAACTACAAGTTTTCCGATAAGACTGTGCTTTCCCTGTTCAGCAGCGTAGTTATCCTGGATAGCAATACGCCCAACGCAAGTCCGACAAGGGCCCAGATCGCTGAGTTTGGCGATAATTACCTACTGGATGGCACGCAGTATCTGGCGAATGGAAACCTGGACCCTAACTACTACCGGTACTTCTTCTACCATGTGCCGACGGACTTCGAGTACGCCGGATTGACTTCAGATCTCGGGCACGGCTGGAAACTGGATACGAAGGCGTATACCTACTCTTACTACAACCATCAGCACTACAACGGCAGCGGAACCAAAATCTCGGCAACCAGCGCGACGGACAAATTGAATTCCTATAACAGGCTCGGCGACACACTTACGGTCAGCCAGGCCTCGAAGTATGGAGTTTTCCGGGCGGGTCTCTGGTATGAGTGGTCGTACACCAACCGGTATCAGACTCCTGCCAATCCAACCGACTGGATTGACCAAACAGTGCCGAACTTCCACGAGAACTTCTGGACCAACTCGGTGCAGCCGTTTGCCGAATACCAATACGTTGCGATACCGAAGCTCACCATTACCCTCGGTATCAAGGACGCATACTACAACATGAGCCTGAAGCAGTATGCGGACAACGGCAAGATCGTTGGAAACCTTGGCGGCGCTCCGTATGTGACGAACGACGCCGGCTATAACTCGTGGCTTCCGTCCTTTGAGGCGAACTACCGTGTGCGGCCAAACTGGTCCGTCTATGGACAGTTCGGCCAGGGAAGCATCATTCCGCCGAGTAGTGTCTTTGACGTGACGAACGCTGAAGTGAAGGGCCTGCCGAATCCGACCAAAGCCTCGACCTACCAGGGCGGAACGGTGCTCAAGCTCAACCGGCTCAGCCTGGATGCGGATGGATACTACATCCGATTCCAGAATGCATACTCTTCGTTTACTCCAACCTCTGGTCCGGACGAAGGCATCAGCTACGAATACCTGAGCCCTGATTCCCGCACGAAGGGCTTTGAAGCCGAAGGCAACCTGTATCTGGCTCACGGCTTGAGCGTGTTTCTCAATGGCACTGTGACCACCGCGAAGTACGTTGCGGCTCCGGCACAGGCCGCCACAAGCACTACGCCGGCCATTGCGGCTACTCCTTCAGCATGGGTGGCGAGCACGCCGCATGATACGGAGAGCGAAGGGCTTACCTATCAGGACAGGCACTGGGACCTGGGTTTCTTCAACAAGCGGATCGGTTCGCAGTGGAATGACAACGGGTCCGTGCATCAAGCGGTACCGATCGATTCTTTCTCTGTTTCCAACCTCTTCCTCAACTACACGCTGCACAACGGCTCACGGTTTGACGAGTCGAAGATCAAACTCAGCTTCAACAACCTGTTCGACAATCACAACGTAACCGCCATCACCCCGGCAAATGCCGCGACATCAACAACTCCTTTTGCCGAGAATGGTGCGGATACCTTAACGCTTCTGCCCGGGCGGAGCGTGATGGTTACCTTCCAGATGGGTCTTGGCCCGAAGGGACGGTAA
- a CDS encoding c-type cytochrome encodes MIVLKVQHLRLSSALALAFFFLILSQMVLAAGPKDAEAAGATLFRDKGCSYCHGATAQGTQKGPSLANVRKKLKPAQIATQIENGGQKMPSFEDSLSKDEVAQLVAFLRAKHRPEPAPIAPKPQTPAP; translated from the coding sequence GTGATCGTGCTCAAAGTGCAGCATCTGCGTCTGTCTTCGGCTCTGGCTCTCGCCTTCTTCTTCCTGATCCTCTCTCAAATGGTTCTCGCCGCGGGGCCCAAAGACGCGGAAGCGGCAGGCGCAACGCTTTTTCGCGATAAGGGATGCTCCTACTGTCATGGGGCGACCGCTCAGGGCACGCAAAAGGGCCCCTCGCTGGCCAACGTTCGCAAGAAATTGAAGCCTGCCCAGATTGCAACTCAGATTGAAAACGGCGGGCAGAAGATGCCTAGTTTCGAAGACTCGCTTTCCAAAGACGAGGTGGCGCAACTGGTCGCGTTTCTACGCGCGAAACATCGGCCTGAGCCGGCTCCCATAGCGCCCAAGCCGCAAACTCCTGCCCCGTGA
- a CDS encoding lmo0937 family membrane protein, translating into MLWTIFVILLVLWLLGFTLHVGGALIHLILVVAVIMLIYNLIVGRRPVL; encoded by the coding sequence ATGCTTTGGACGATTTTTGTAATTCTGCTGGTGTTGTGGCTTCTGGGATTCACGCTCCATGTTGGCGGCGCGTTGATTCACCTGATCCTGGTCGTGGCAGTGATCATGCTCATCTACAACCTCATTGTTGGACGTCGGCCCGTCCTTTAA